In a genomic window of Pelecanus crispus isolate bPelCri1 chromosome 1, bPelCri1.pri, whole genome shotgun sequence:
- the PRDX4 gene encoding peroxiredoxin-4 translates to MEVARRRRLLLRAGGGPRARLSALLLPLLLAAAAAGGGDEAEEPRPARQRGEEQCHYYAGGQVYPGEAARVPVSDHSLHLSQAKISKPAPYWEGTAVINGEFKELKLTDYEGKYLVFFFYPLDFTFVCPTEIIAFSDRIEEFRAINTEVVACSVDSKFTHLAWINTPRKQGGLGPMRIPLLSDLTHQISKDYGVYLEDQGHTLRGLFIIDDKRILRQITMNDLPVGRSVDETLRLVQAFQYTDKHGEVCPAGWKPGSETIIPDPAGKLKYFDKLH, encoded by the exons ATGGAGgtggcgcggcggcggcggctgctgctgcgggcgggcggcgggccgcGGGCCCGGCTCTccgcgctgctgctgccgctgctgctggcggcggcggcggcgggaggaggagaCGAGGCGGAGGAGCCGCGGCCGGCGCggcagcggggggaagagcagTGCCATTACTACGCGGGGGGACAGGTCTACCCCGGGGAGGCGGCTCGGGTGCCCGTCTCCGACCACTCGCTGCACCTCAGCCAGGCCAAGA TCTCCAAGCCAGCACCTTACTGGGAAGGAACAGCAGTCATTAATGGAGAGTTTAAAGAGCTGAAATTAACAGATTATGAAGGAAAATATCTTGTCTTCTTCTTCTATCCTCTTGACTT TACATTTGTATGTCCTACTGAGATAATCGCCTTCAGTGACAGAATTGAAGAATTCAGAGCAATAAACACCGAAGTAGTAGCATGTTCTGTGGACTCAAAGTTCACTCACTTAGCATG GATTAATACTCCTCGAAAACAAGGGGGACTTGGACCTATGAGGATTCCACTTCTTTCGGATTTGACACACCAAATTTCAAAGGATTATGGTGTATATCTGGAAGATCAAGGGCATACACTTAG aggcCTTTTCATTATTGATGATAAGAGAATCCTTCGACAGATCACGATGAACGACCTTCCTGTTGGGAGATCAGTGGATGAAACGCTTCGTTTAGTACAAGCATTCCAGTACACAGACAAACATGGAGAAG tttgccCTGCTGGTTGGAAACCTGGCAGTGAAACA ATAATTCCAGATCCAGCTGGAAAACTAAAGTATTTTGATAAACTACACTGA